The Micromonospora sp. WMMD961 genome has a segment encoding these proteins:
- a CDS encoding alpha/beta hydrolase, whose translation MFSMTRAATAAAFGPALAGAGLRETYLDLPGHGDTPATCPATSQAVLDVVCAWLDDHVDAPVLLAGASYGAYLAAGIARQRPELVRGLLLVCPGVTIAPSSRTLPEHRPSAAPAGWLDEAPTDLRAHLDTALGHRTPAVVGTVLAALAAGGPGDDTFQRALQTGPGYALPDEDVDTPFHGPVSVLTGRQDGVVGYIDQFHAMRRYPRGTYTTIDQAGHYLPFEQPALLRAHTQDWLRRTQS comes from the coding sequence ATGTTCAGCATGACCCGCGCCGCCACAGCTGCCGCGTTCGGCCCAGCCCTCGCCGGCGCGGGCCTGCGAGAGACGTACCTCGACCTGCCCGGCCACGGAGACACCCCCGCAACCTGCCCGGCCACCTCCCAGGCGGTGCTGGACGTGGTGTGCGCGTGGCTCGACGACCACGTCGACGCGCCCGTCCTCCTGGCCGGCGCCTCCTACGGCGCGTACCTCGCCGCCGGGATCGCCCGCCAACGCCCCGAGCTCGTCCGCGGCCTGCTCCTCGTCTGCCCCGGTGTCACCATCGCGCCGAGCAGCCGCACCCTGCCCGAGCACCGCCCGTCCGCGGCACCCGCCGGCTGGCTCGACGAGGCCCCCACCGACCTTCGCGCGCACCTCGACACCGCGCTGGGCCACCGCACCCCGGCCGTCGTCGGCACGGTGCTCGCCGCCCTCGCCGCCGGCGGCCCCGGCGACGACACCTTCCAGCGGGCCCTGCAGACCGGCCCCGGGTACGCGTTGCCCGACGAGGACGTCGACACCCCCTTCCACGGCCCGGTCAGCGTGCTCACCGGCCGACAGGACGGCGTCGTCGGCTACATCGACCAGTTCCACGCCATGCGCCGCTACCCCCGTGGCACCTACACGACCATCGACCAGGCCGGCCACTACCTGCCCTTCGAACAACCGGCCCTGCTGCGCGCGCACACCCAGGACTGGCTGCGGCGAACCCAGTCCTGA
- the lanKC gene encoding class III lanthionine synthetase LanKC, which translates to MDERYDSYCAADRLFYDSLGAAVAQPAFPAADRPVPQGWRRESLDDWLIYGPDGGSLPQQGWKIHISATLANAERILDTVFDYCVPRGLSFKFLRGPRTLLLRNSKYAARAASGKFVTVYPRDDAELELTCKELDELLAGEPGPYVLSDLRYGTGPVHVRYGGFAARYCHSPDGQVVPAIEDDSGTLVPDRREPVFHLPAWVTLPDFLGPHLAARNDTNTNEVPYRIERVIHFSNGGGLYVGRDLRTDTPVVLKEARPHAGLDADGTDAVARLAREATALRQLADLPQVPHVHDEFTLGEHHFLALEFIEGRPLNKALVDRYPLIDADATPDDRTAYTRWARHVYEQVDSLITAIHDRGLVYGDLHLFNIMIRPDDQVALVDFEVAAPIAGHRRPGLRNQGFAAPRDRTGPAVDRYALACLRLALFLPLTQLVRLAPAKVAHLADLIAANLPVPRSFLDPAVREITGDTPATAAPDVHLGDWPTSRDRLATAILASATPDRDDRLFPGDIEQFRTGGLNLAHGAAGVLYALHASGADRQPEHEQWLVRRATAPPSGTRCGFYDGLHGVAYALEHLGRRQDALDVLDICLREPLDGLDHSLHSGLSGIALNLAELAARTGETTLRDAAWQAAERVIDQLADDPGPDISGGRHPYAGLLRGRTGAALMALRLHELTGDDTLLRHAATALRQDLRRCVVRPDGALEVNEGWRTMPYLANGSVGIGLVIDQYLRHRADDQFTEASAGIRRAARSPFYAQSGLFAGRAGIITYLAASTDDTDRRQLTAQLDRLTWHALPYGGGTAFPGEQLLRLSMDLGTGTAGVLLALACARHDAPPTLPFLTPLPGAPTPSPQRGRPTPPTKRREVTRHGASRPPGPGDGSGRPHGWR; encoded by the coding sequence GTGGACGAGCGCTACGACAGCTACTGCGCCGCGGATCGACTGTTCTACGACTCGCTCGGAGCCGCCGTCGCGCAACCCGCCTTCCCGGCCGCCGATCGGCCGGTGCCGCAGGGATGGCGCCGCGAGTCGCTCGACGACTGGTTGATCTACGGCCCGGACGGCGGTTCGCTACCCCAACAGGGCTGGAAGATCCACATCTCGGCCACGCTGGCGAACGCCGAGCGGATACTCGACACCGTCTTCGACTACTGCGTACCCCGTGGCCTGTCCTTCAAGTTCCTGCGCGGACCCCGCACCCTGCTGCTGCGCAACTCCAAGTACGCCGCCCGAGCCGCCAGCGGCAAGTTCGTCACGGTCTACCCGCGCGACGACGCGGAGTTGGAGCTGACCTGCAAGGAACTCGACGAACTGCTGGCCGGCGAGCCCGGACCGTACGTCCTCAGCGACCTGCGCTACGGAACCGGCCCGGTCCACGTGCGCTACGGCGGCTTCGCCGCCCGCTACTGCCACTCCCCGGACGGCCAGGTCGTGCCGGCGATCGAGGACGACTCCGGCACGCTCGTGCCCGACCGCCGCGAACCCGTGTTCCACCTGCCGGCCTGGGTCACCCTGCCCGACTTCCTCGGCCCCCACCTGGCCGCCCGCAACGACACCAACACCAACGAGGTGCCCTACCGCATCGAGCGGGTCATCCACTTCTCCAACGGTGGCGGACTGTACGTGGGCCGGGACCTGCGTACCGACACCCCGGTGGTGCTCAAGGAGGCCCGACCGCACGCCGGCCTGGACGCCGACGGCACCGACGCCGTCGCCCGGCTGGCCCGCGAGGCCACCGCCCTGCGGCAACTCGCCGACCTACCGCAGGTCCCACACGTGCACGACGAGTTCACCCTCGGCGAGCACCACTTCCTCGCGCTCGAATTCATCGAGGGCCGCCCGCTGAACAAGGCGCTCGTCGACAGGTACCCCCTCATCGACGCCGACGCGACGCCCGACGACCGCACGGCGTACACCCGCTGGGCCCGACACGTCTACGAACAGGTCGACTCGCTCATCACGGCGATCCACGACCGCGGCCTGGTCTACGGTGACCTGCACCTGTTCAACATCATGATCCGCCCCGACGACCAGGTCGCCCTCGTCGACTTCGAGGTCGCCGCCCCGATCGCCGGACACCGCCGACCCGGGCTGCGCAACCAGGGCTTCGCTGCCCCACGCGACCGCACCGGACCTGCGGTGGACCGCTACGCCCTGGCCTGCCTACGACTGGCGCTGTTCCTGCCGCTGACCCAACTGGTCCGCCTCGCCCCCGCCAAAGTGGCACACCTCGCCGACCTCATCGCCGCGAACCTCCCGGTGCCCCGGTCCTTCCTCGACCCGGCCGTGCGCGAGATCACCGGTGACACACCGGCCACCGCCGCCCCCGACGTGCACCTCGGCGACTGGCCGACCTCGCGGGACCGACTGGCCACGGCGATCCTGGCCAGCGCCACCCCCGACCGCGACGACCGGCTCTTCCCCGGCGACATCGAACAGTTCCGCACCGGCGGCCTCAACCTCGCCCACGGCGCGGCAGGCGTCCTGTACGCCCTACACGCCAGCGGCGCCGACCGACAGCCCGAACACGAACAGTGGCTGGTACGGCGCGCAACGGCACCACCCTCCGGCACCCGCTGCGGCTTCTACGACGGCCTGCACGGCGTCGCCTACGCCCTGGAACACCTCGGCCGCCGCCAGGACGCCCTCGACGTCCTCGACATCTGCCTCCGCGAACCCCTCGACGGGCTCGACCACAGCCTGCACAGCGGACTGTCCGGGATCGCCCTCAACCTGGCCGAACTGGCCGCCCGCACCGGCGAGACGACACTGCGCGACGCCGCCTGGCAGGCCGCCGAACGCGTCATCGACCAACTCGCCGACGACCCCGGCCCCGACATCAGCGGCGGACGCCACCCGTACGCCGGGCTGCTCCGCGGCCGCACCGGCGCGGCGCTGATGGCCCTACGGCTGCACGAACTGACCGGCGACGACACCCTGCTCCGGCACGCCGCCACCGCACTACGGCAGGACCTACGCCGCTGCGTGGTACGCCCAGACGGCGCACTGGAGGTCAACGAAGGCTGGCGGACCATGCCCTACCTGGCCAACGGCAGCGTCGGCATCGGACTGGTCATCGACCAGTACCTACGCCACCGCGCCGACGACCAGTTCACCGAAGCGAGCGCGGGGATCCGCCGCGCGGCACGCTCACCGTTCTACGCCCAGTCCGGGCTCTTCGCCGGCCGCGCCGGCATCATCACCTACCTCGCCGCCTCCACCGACGACACCGACCGCCGCCAACTCACCGCGCAACTGGACCGGCTGACCTGGCACGCGCTGCCGTACGGCGGCGGCACCGCCTTCCCCGGCGAGCAGCTGCTGCGCCTGTCCATGGACCTCGGCACCGGCACCGCCGGTGTGCTGCTCGCGCTGGCCTGCGCCCGGCACGACGCGCCACCGACGCTGCCGTTCCTCACGCCCCTCCCGGGCGCACCGACCCCCTCGCCACAACGAGGGAGACCGACTCCACCGACGAAGCGAAGGGAGGTGACACGACATGGCGCTTCTCGACCTCCAGGGCCTGGAGATGGCTCCGGCCGACCGCACGGGTGGCGGTAG
- a CDS encoding SapB/AmfS family lanthipeptide has product MAPADRTGGGSRASLLLCGDSSLSVTTCN; this is encoded by the coding sequence ATGGCTCCGGCCGACCGCACGGGTGGCGGTAGCCGGGCGAGCCTGCTGCTCTGCGGCGACAGCTCGCTCTCCGTCACGACCTGCAACTGA
- a CDS encoding ABC transporter ATP-binding protein, translated as MSAFVTGDRLLRRTSRAGGGWTATLAAVALLGATAELLLPAALGRAVDTALTNGSGWSTATACALVLVLICVDTLSDLATGLGAARATAGLRRHLLRHLFALDVRATRRHPVGDLVGRLVSQAADAGQAGNALVLAAVAIVPPLGSVVALTIIHPALGITLLAGLTVLTVLMRAFVTDASAVTASYQRELGTIAGRLLESLNGARTIAAAATTHREQERVLATLPTLNQYGHRGWTLLATASARTAAVAPLLNLSVVAVGGYALTAGWLTPGQLVAAIRYAALGTGLGGVLATLNHLVRSRAGAHRLAEVLTQPAAPTGTRPLPPGGGTLRLRAVSVYTDDGQPILDRIDLDVPAGCTVAVVGTSGAGKSTLAAVAGRLHDPDAGDVHLDGVPLRHLDPAALRRAVGYAFDQPVLIGATIHDAIGLALPTESATPPTATTPAVLAATRAAAVDDVVERLPDGYHTPLAHTPLSGGETQRLGLARAFTAERLLILDDATSNLDTATEHRITQATTAHTDPRTRLLITHRASTAAAADLVAWLHTGRLRGLAPHHQLWADPDYRAVFTPTSSQP; from the coding sequence ATGTCGGCGTTCGTCACGGGCGACCGGTTACTCCGGCGCACCTCCCGGGCCGGCGGCGGCTGGACCGCCACGCTCGCCGCCGTCGCCCTGCTCGGCGCCACCGCCGAACTCCTGCTCCCCGCAGCCCTCGGCCGCGCCGTCGACACCGCCCTCACCAACGGCTCCGGCTGGTCCACGGCCACCGCCTGCGCACTCGTACTCGTCCTCATCTGCGTCGACACCCTCAGCGACCTGGCCACCGGACTCGGCGCGGCACGCGCCACCGCAGGGCTACGCCGCCACCTGCTGCGCCACCTGTTCGCCCTCGACGTCCGCGCCACCCGCCGCCACCCGGTCGGCGACCTCGTCGGCCGGCTGGTCAGCCAAGCCGCCGACGCCGGCCAAGCCGGCAACGCCCTCGTCCTGGCGGCAGTGGCGATCGTCCCACCACTGGGCAGCGTCGTCGCGCTCACCATCATCCACCCGGCCCTCGGGATCACCCTCCTCGCCGGTCTCACCGTCCTCACCGTCCTCATGCGCGCCTTCGTCACCGACGCCTCAGCCGTGACAGCCAGCTACCAACGGGAACTGGGCACCATCGCCGGCCGACTACTCGAATCACTCAACGGCGCCCGCACCATCGCCGCCGCCGCCACCACCCACCGCGAACAGGAACGCGTCCTCGCCACCCTGCCGACACTGAACCAGTACGGCCACCGCGGATGGACACTCCTGGCCACGGCAAGCGCCCGCACCGCCGCCGTGGCACCGCTGCTGAACCTCAGCGTCGTAGCCGTCGGCGGATACGCCCTGACCGCCGGCTGGCTCACGCCGGGACAACTGGTCGCCGCCATCCGCTACGCGGCCCTCGGCACCGGACTCGGCGGCGTACTCGCCACACTGAACCACCTGGTCCGCAGCCGAGCGGGCGCGCATCGCCTCGCCGAAGTCCTCACCCAGCCCGCCGCACCGACCGGCACCCGACCCCTCCCACCCGGCGGCGGCACGCTACGACTTCGCGCGGTCAGCGTGTACACCGATGACGGCCAACCCATCCTGGACCGAATCGACCTCGACGTACCCGCCGGCTGCACCGTCGCCGTCGTCGGCACATCCGGTGCCGGCAAGTCGACCCTCGCCGCAGTCGCCGGACGACTACACGACCCTGACGCCGGCGACGTACACCTCGACGGAGTGCCCCTGCGTCACCTCGACCCGGCGGCGCTGCGCCGCGCCGTGGGCTACGCCTTCGACCAACCCGTACTGATCGGCGCGACCATCCACGACGCCATCGGGCTGGCGCTGCCAACCGAGTCAGCGACGCCACCCACCGCGACGACCCCGGCGGTCCTCGCCGCCACCCGCGCCGCAGCAGTCGACGACGTCGTCGAACGACTCCCCGACGGCTACCACACCCCGCTGGCCCACACACCACTGTCCGGCGGCGAAACCCAACGACTCGGCCTGGCCCGCGCGTTCACCGCCGAACGACTACTCATCCTGGACGACGCCACGTCCAACCTGGACACCGCCACCGAACACCGCATCACCCAGGCGACCACCGCACACACCGACCCCCGCACCCGGCTCCTGATCACCCACCGCGCCTCGACCGCAGCAGCAGCCGACCTGGTCGCCTGGCTGCACACCGGCAGACTGCGCGGCCTCGCACCACACCACCAACTCTGGGCCGACCCGGACTACCGGGCCGTCTTCACACCGACAAGCAGCCAGCCGTGA
- a CDS encoding ABC transporter ATP-binding protein, which translates to MTHPDVRQVTWRTLLARRRDLTRLGGWSLVESIPALLSGYLVARAVDDGFLAGHPQTGLTWLGALAIAVLIGAVATGRTYRCLGAVVEPFRNDLTTRMVQGALRDATRTGAHPDNAALARLTHQLEIVRDTFAGLLMVTRGFLFSAGAALLGLLALAPILAALAAAPLAAGLTVFLTALPAMIAHQRAYVRTGEHLSHSAASALTAHRDVLACGAQTRVTTDVEHQVSAQATAERTLARMAAIRSLSLGIGGWLPLIVLLVATPWLVEQGLTAGAVLGALIYISTGLQPALHTLLQGIGGGGLRYLVTLENILRTYPEPDTPCPTRSHPQPRSTSHPTPAVEIRNLTFRYGPHARPVLENLSLTLNHGDHLAVVGPSGTGKSTLAALLAGLLPPQTGTVHLAGAPVTGADPTVLARKRVLVPQEAYVFTGRLADNLRYLRPDADDRTLETALDTLGARPLATRLGGLAAPITPALLSSGERQLIAVVRAWLAPAPLVILDEATCHLDPALEATVEDAFAQRPGSLVVIAHRISSAIRAHRLLVLDGTETVAGTHEQLLEHSTSYRLLVNHWQEHTTPPLATPTPPG; encoded by the coding sequence GTGACCCACCCCGACGTACGCCAGGTGACCTGGCGAACCCTACTGGCCCGCCGACGCGACCTGACCCGCCTCGGCGGCTGGTCACTCGTCGAATCGATACCCGCACTACTCTCCGGCTACCTGGTCGCCCGCGCCGTGGACGACGGATTCCTGGCCGGACATCCCCAAACCGGTCTGACCTGGCTCGGCGCGCTCGCCATCGCCGTGCTGATCGGCGCGGTAGCCACCGGCCGGACATACCGGTGCCTCGGCGCCGTGGTCGAGCCGTTCCGCAACGACCTGACCACCCGCATGGTCCAAGGGGCGCTACGCGACGCCACCCGAACCGGCGCACACCCGGACAACGCCGCCCTGGCCCGCCTGACCCACCAACTGGAGATCGTCCGCGACACCTTCGCCGGCCTGCTCATGGTCACCCGCGGCTTCCTCTTCTCCGCCGGCGCAGCCCTGCTCGGCCTCCTCGCCCTCGCGCCCATCCTGGCAGCACTGGCCGCGGCACCACTGGCCGCCGGCCTGACCGTCTTCCTCACCGCGCTACCGGCCATGATCGCGCACCAACGCGCCTACGTCCGCACCGGCGAACACCTCAGCCACTCCGCCGCCAGCGCACTGACCGCGCACCGCGACGTGCTGGCCTGCGGCGCCCAGACACGCGTGACAACCGACGTCGAGCACCAGGTGTCCGCCCAGGCCACCGCAGAACGCACCCTCGCCCGGATGGCCGCGATCCGCAGCCTCAGCCTCGGCATCGGCGGCTGGCTCCCACTGATCGTCCTCCTGGTGGCCACACCGTGGCTGGTCGAGCAGGGCCTGACCGCCGGCGCGGTGCTCGGCGCGCTGATCTACATCTCCACCGGCCTGCAACCCGCCCTGCACACCCTGCTGCAAGGCATCGGCGGCGGAGGACTGCGCTACCTGGTCACCCTGGAGAACATCCTGCGCACCTACCCGGAACCCGACACCCCCTGCCCGACCAGATCCCACCCCCAACCCCGCTCGACCAGCCACCCCACCCCAGCCGTCGAGATCCGCAACCTGACCTTCCGCTACGGCCCACACGCCCGACCCGTCCTGGAAAACCTCTCCCTGACCCTGAACCACGGAGACCACCTCGCCGTCGTAGGCCCCAGCGGCACCGGAAAATCCACCCTGGCCGCCCTGCTCGCCGGCCTGCTACCACCACAGACCGGCACAGTCCACCTGGCCGGCGCCCCGGTCACCGGAGCCGACCCAACCGTCCTCGCCCGCAAACGGGTGCTCGTGCCGCAGGAGGCGTACGTCTTCACCGGCCGACTCGCCGACAACCTGCGCTATCTACGGCCCGACGCCGACGACCGCACCCTGGAAACCGCCCTCGACACACTCGGCGCGCGCCCTCTGGCGACCCGCCTCGGCGGCCTCGCCGCGCCGATCACGCCGGCCCTGCTCTCCAGCGGCGAGCGACAACTCATCGCAGTGGTCCGCGCCTGGCTCGCACCCGCCCCACTGGTCATCCTCGACGAAGCCACCTGCCACCTGGACCCGGCACTGGAGGCAACCGTCGAAGACGCCTTCGCCCAACGACCCGGCAGCCTCGTCGTCATCGCCCACCGGATCAGCTCCGCGATCCGCGCCCACCGACTGCTCGTCCTCGACGGCACCGAAACCGTCGCCGGCACCCACGAGCAGCTGCTGGAACACTCCACGTCCTACCGACTGCTCGTCAACCACTGGCAGGAGCACACCACGCCACCCCTGGCCACGCCGACACCACCGGGCTGA
- a CDS encoding response regulator transcription factor, whose product MIRTLLALDSALVLGALSFVLAAEDDIRVVAEVGRGDAVPGAVRDERPDVVVADLDFVEGVEVGRLGRCPMLVLAHPRRAGRLRGMRCGTRMVGFLRSDVAPQQVVEGIRRLARREPVLDADLVVAALHADGPLTGREAEVLALTAQGAPVAEVAVSLGLSSGTVRNHLGRIVRKVGARTRVEAVRVAREAGWI is encoded by the coding sequence ATGATCCGTACCCTGCTCGCGTTGGACAGTGCCCTGGTGTTGGGCGCGCTGTCGTTTGTGCTTGCCGCCGAGGACGACATCCGGGTGGTGGCGGAGGTGGGCCGGGGTGACGCGGTTCCCGGGGCCGTGCGGGACGAACGTCCCGACGTGGTGGTGGCTGACCTGGATTTCGTCGAGGGGGTCGAGGTCGGCCGTCTTGGCCGCTGCCCGATGCTGGTGTTGGCTCATCCGCGCCGGGCGGGGCGGCTGCGCGGGATGCGCTGTGGGACGCGGATGGTTGGCTTCCTGCGCAGCGATGTCGCTCCGCAGCAGGTGGTCGAGGGGATTCGCCGGCTCGCTCGACGGGAGCCGGTGCTCGACGCGGACCTTGTCGTCGCGGCGCTACACGCGGATGGTCCGTTGACCGGCCGTGAGGCGGAGGTGCTCGCGTTGACCGCTCAGGGGGCTCCGGTGGCGGAGGTCGCGGTGTCGCTGGGGTTGAGCAGTGGGACGGTCCGCAATCATCTCGGTCGGATCGTTCGCAAGGTTGGTGCGCGTACCCGGGTGGAGGCGGTGCGGGTGGCGCGTGAGGCGGGTTGGATCTGA
- a CDS encoding response regulator transcription factor, giving the protein MIHVVVAEDMGLLRGALSAALSGEEDMRVVADVEGVGDVVKVVRRCRPQVVVLALTPDLPDPVEVVTRIGVEAPEVAVLAMSPRWSPALVEAALAAGARGLVGKDGSLPELVRAIRTVAAGERALDPSAAAAVLWPTESPLTPREVDVLRMAAEGLPLKEIAVRLHLAHGTVRNHLSAILAKTGARNRLEAVCRARRDGWL; this is encoded by the coding sequence GTGATCCACGTTGTTGTCGCCGAGGACATGGGTTTGCTGCGCGGGGCGCTGAGCGCCGCGCTGTCGGGTGAGGAGGACATGAGGGTTGTCGCCGATGTCGAGGGTGTCGGCGATGTGGTGAAGGTGGTTCGGCGGTGCCGTCCGCAGGTGGTGGTGCTCGCGTTGACGCCGGATCTGCCTGATCCGGTGGAGGTGGTGACTCGGATCGGCGTGGAGGCGCCGGAGGTCGCTGTGTTGGCGATGAGCCCTCGGTGGAGTCCGGCGCTGGTGGAGGCGGCGTTGGCGGCTGGCGCTCGGGGTCTGGTCGGCAAGGATGGTTCCCTGCCGGAGTTGGTGCGGGCGATTCGGACGGTCGCCGCCGGGGAACGGGCGCTCGACCCGAGCGCGGCGGCGGCGGTGTTGTGGCCGACGGAGAGTCCGTTGACGCCCCGGGAGGTGGACGTGCTGCGGATGGCCGCCGAGGGTCTGCCGTTGAAGGAGATCGCCGTCCGCCTGCATTTGGCGCATGGGACGGTGCGTAATCATCTGTCGGCGATTCTTGCCAAGACTGGTGCGCGTAACCGGTTGGAGGCGGTGTGCCGTGCACGGCGTGATGGTTGGTTGTAG
- a CDS encoding tyrosine-type recombinase/integrase — protein sequence MHDKRDESLLVLIEEFLTARATRKPSPHTLAAYRRDLLAVATLVAGDAATPLPLDTLSITDLSPRVMRAAFARFAAPRAPASVHRAWSTWNSFFTFLVADGVVAGNPMPAVGRPRALLPQPKPLRGADTPEVLLASAARDEGRQRDPWPERDVAVLAVALCAGLRLSELLALRVDSLGGRRGERRIEVLGKGGRPRVVPIEADLDRVLRDYLDSRVRRFGSRSVRPDSALLVDRRGEQLRRGGLQYLVESCFRRAGIGDRVPRGARLHALRHTFATRLAEDGASAAEIMRLLGHASLASSQTYIEVTAGQQRDAVRANRTNRALAALVPVNRE from the coding sequence ATGCATGACAAACGGGACGAATCGCTCTTGGTGCTGATCGAGGAGTTCCTGACCGCCCGCGCCACTCGCAAGCCCTCCCCCCACACCCTGGCGGCGTACCGGCGGGACCTGCTCGCGGTCGCGACCCTGGTCGCCGGGGATGCTGCCACTCCCCTCCCCCTGGACACGCTGTCGATCACCGACCTCTCCCCCCGGGTGATGCGGGCGGCCTTTGCCCGGTTCGCGGCGCCCCGGGCGCCCGCGTCGGTGCACCGGGCATGGTCCACCTGGAACAGTTTCTTCACGTTCCTCGTCGCCGACGGTGTCGTGGCCGGCAACCCGATGCCGGCGGTCGGGCGGCCCCGGGCGCTACTCCCCCAGCCGAAGCCGTTGCGGGGCGCGGACACCCCTGAGGTGCTGCTCGCGTCCGCCGCGCGCGACGAGGGTCGGCAGCGCGACCCGTGGCCGGAGCGGGACGTCGCGGTGTTGGCGGTGGCGCTCTGCGCCGGGCTGCGTCTGTCGGAGTTGCTGGCGTTGCGGGTCGACTCGCTGGGTGGTCGGCGTGGCGAGCGGCGGATCGAGGTGCTCGGGAAGGGTGGGCGACCCCGGGTGGTGCCGATCGAGGCGGATCTGGACCGGGTGCTGAGGGACTACCTGGACAGTCGGGTGCGGCGTTTCGGTTCGCGGTCGGTACGCCCCGACTCGGCGTTGCTGGTCGATCGGCGGGGTGAGCAGTTGCGTCGTGGTGGTCTGCAGTATCTCGTCGAGTCGTGTTTTCGGCGGGCGGGTATCGGTGACCGGGTGCCGCGGGGCGCGCGGTTGCACGCGTTGCGGCACACGTTCGCGACCCGGTTGGCCGAGGACGGGGCGAGTGCGGCGGAGATCATGCGGTTGTTGGGGCATGCGTCGTTGGCGTCGTCGCAGACGTACATCGAGGTGACGGCGGGGCAGCAGCGCGACGCGGTTCGCGCCAACCGGACCAACCGCGCGTTGGCGGCTCTGGTGCCGGTGAACCGGGAGTGA
- a CDS encoding fasciclin domain-containing protein gives MSHPASPNRTPPRHTRRLRLLAPALLLAVTACTGAPTNPPSDAAPPAPQVSGPLCAALPTGTDPGNPTFLAGQPVDQALRWIPTLTTFEAALRSSGVLTDLPTGTGVTILAPSDDAFDAKFSEDNWDDLMTQHTDQLRNLLTAHVIAGTHRIDDLVNAGTASTIDGTTITIARTGPTIRLADRADAVCADYQATNTRIHIINAVLGPLPTTANDSDHRAH, from the coding sequence GTGTCGCATCCCGCCTCCCCGAACCGCACCCCACCCCGACACACCCGCCGCCTCCGCCTCCTCGCACCGGCCCTGCTGCTGGCCGTCACCGCGTGCACCGGCGCCCCCACCAACCCGCCCTCCGACGCCGCACCACCGGCACCCCAGGTCAGCGGACCGCTCTGCGCCGCACTGCCCACCGGCACCGACCCCGGAAACCCGACCTTCCTCGCCGGACAACCCGTCGACCAAGCGCTGAGGTGGATCCCCACCCTCACCACCTTCGAAGCGGCCCTGCGCAGCAGCGGCGTCCTCACCGACCTGCCCACCGGCACCGGTGTCACCATCCTGGCGCCCTCCGACGACGCCTTCGACGCCAAGTTCTCCGAAGACAACTGGGACGACCTGATGACCCAGCACACCGACCAGCTGCGCAACCTGCTGACAGCGCACGTGATCGCGGGAACCCACCGAATCGACGACCTGGTGAACGCCGGCACCGCCTCCACCATCGACGGCACCACCATCACCATCGCCCGCACCGGCCCCACCATCCGCCTCGCCGACCGCGCCGACGCCGTGTGCGCCGACTACCAGGCCACCAACACCCGCATCCACATCATCAACGCCGTCCTCGGCCCACTGCCCACCACCGCCAACGACAGCGACCACCGCGCACACTGA